One region of Halomicrobium sp. LC1Hm genomic DNA includes:
- a CDS encoding SpoVR family protein: MSTDDHIRKQRVAAELETSVDEAANLAKKLGLTPYPVNYWIVDYDEMNELIAYGGFQQRYPHWRWGMAYDRQQKQGQFLGGKAFEIVNNDNPAHAFLQESNELADQKAVITHVEAHADFFANNDWFGLFADDPEAAAMLGRHAETIEEYMQDPEIDRAEVEKWIDHVLCLEDNIDQHQPYAPVDGEDRPDEEDLAEVADQLGDLELSEEVRRQVFTEEWLDAQREDDEPITFPEEPQKDVLAFLQTHGMQYDADGEQAVEMADWQSDVLEMLRREAYYFAPQKMTKVMNEGWASYWESVMMAGEQFASADEFVLYADHMSKVLGSGGLNPYKLGLELWTYLENSENRREVVERLLRVEDVTWRNFHDVIDFERVQDLIAPDPAVTDVPASLDDLDPDDPRVDADALARARDGEIDVETYPWKVLTEAGMAERHYSLVKPQYRGFVSRISQSELERISRYMFDDARYESVTDALADVDYARGWERMREVRESHNDVTFLDEFLTQEFVDEHDYFTYEYTHSSGDFRATSTAAEDVKKKLMLQFTNFGKPTITVADGNYRNRNELLLTHQYNGVVLDLEQATETLKRVFELWGRPVNLLTIDKEFDEHDVEVARRRDQEPEPEEIGKRLRYDGEAVTMQEVDWSEVEHLDADDIDYDTKPEEWLS; the protein is encoded by the coding sequence ATGAGCACCGACGACCACATCCGCAAACAGCGCGTCGCCGCCGAACTCGAAACGTCAGTCGACGAGGCGGCGAATCTGGCGAAGAAACTCGGTTTGACCCCCTACCCCGTCAACTACTGGATCGTCGACTACGACGAGATGAACGAGCTGATCGCCTACGGGGGGTTCCAGCAGCGGTATCCACACTGGCGGTGGGGAATGGCCTACGACCGCCAGCAAAAGCAGGGGCAGTTCCTCGGCGGGAAGGCCTTCGAGATCGTCAACAACGACAACCCTGCCCACGCCTTCCTCCAGGAGTCCAACGAGCTGGCCGACCAGAAGGCCGTCATCACCCACGTCGAGGCGCACGCCGACTTCTTCGCGAACAACGACTGGTTCGGACTGTTCGCAGACGATCCCGAGGCCGCGGCGATGCTGGGACGCCACGCCGAGACGATCGAGGAGTACATGCAAGACCCCGAGATCGACCGCGCCGAGGTCGAGAAGTGGATCGACCACGTCCTCTGTCTGGAAGACAACATCGACCAGCACCAGCCCTACGCGCCCGTCGACGGCGAGGACCGGCCCGACGAGGAGGATCTGGCGGAAGTGGCCGACCAGCTCGGCGATCTCGAACTCTCCGAGGAAGTCCGTCGCCAGGTCTTCACCGAGGAGTGGCTCGACGCCCAGCGCGAGGACGACGAGCCGATCACGTTCCCCGAAGAGCCACAGAAAGACGTTCTCGCGTTCCTCCAGACCCATGGGATGCAGTACGACGCCGACGGCGAGCAGGCCGTCGAGATGGCTGACTGGCAGTCGGACGTACTGGAGATGCTCCGCCGGGAGGCCTACTACTTCGCTCCCCAGAAGATGACGAAGGTGATGAACGAGGGATGGGCGAGCTATTGGGAGTCTGTCATGATGGCGGGCGAGCAGTTCGCCAGCGCCGACGAGTTCGTCCTCTACGCCGACCACATGTCGAAAGTCCTCGGGTCGGGCGGGCTCAACCCCTACAAGCTCGGCCTCGAACTGTGGACGTACCTCGAAAACAGCGAGAACCGTCGGGAAGTCGTCGAGCGACTGCTCCGCGTCGAGGACGTGACCTGGCGGAACTTCCACGACGTGATCGACTTCGAGCGGGTCCAGGACTTGATCGCGCCCGATCCGGCGGTGACCGACGTGCCCGCCAGCCTCGACGACCTCGACCCCGACGATCCGCGAGTCGACGCCGACGCGCTCGCTCGCGCCCGCGACGGCGAGATCGACGTCGAGACCTACCCGTGGAAGGTCCTGACCGAAGCGGGGATGGCCGAACGCCACTACTCGCTGGTCAAGCCACAGTACCGCGGGTTCGTCTCGCGCATCAGCCAGTCAGAGCTGGAGCGCATCTCGCGGTACATGTTCGACGACGCCCGGTACGAGAGCGTGACCGACGCCCTCGCGGACGTCGACTACGCTCGGGGCTGGGAGCGGATGCGCGAGGTTCGCGAGAGCCACAACGACGTGACCTTCCTCGACGAGTTCCTCACCCAGGAGTTCGTCGACGAACACGACTACTTCACCTACGAGTACACCCACTCCTCGGGTGACTTCCGTGCGACCTCGACGGCCGCCGAAGACGTGAAAAAGAAGCTGATGTTGCAGTTCACCAACTTCGGCAAGCCGACGATCACCGTCGCCGACGGCAACTACCGCAACCGCAACGAACTCCTCTTGACCCACCAGTACAACGGCGTCGTACTGGACCTCGAACAGGCCACGGAGACGCTGAAGCGCGTCTTCGAACTCTGGGGACGGCCGGTCAATCTCCTGACCATCGACAAGGAGTTCGACGAACACGACGTGGAGGTCGCGCGGCGACGCGACCAGGAACCAGAACCCGAGGAGATCGGCAAGCGCCTGCGGTACGACGGCGAGGCGGTCACGATGCAGGAGGTCGACTGGTCCGAGGTCGAACACCTGGACGCCGACGACATCGACTACGACACCAAGCCCGAGGAGTGGCTGTCGTAG
- a CDS encoding YeaH/YhbH family protein, which yields MGLRDDLERYRAVGEQRRQDLAEFIQYGDLGQSRQDSVKIPIKIVDLPEFEYDQRDMGGVGQGQDGQPQPGDPVGQPQPDDDGDEDGEPGEDGGDHEYYEMDPEEFAQELDEQLGLDLEPKGKQVIEEVEGDFTDITRSGPSSTLDFERLFKQGLKRKLAMDFDEAFVREALKVDGWGPATVFEWAREQHIPVSKAWIEEAYAELPADERAVWDSIDEMTDAVERESTANRIRREGVDQIPFRREDERYRYPEIEEEREKNVVVVNIRDVSGSMRQKKRELVERTFTPLDWYLQGKYDHAEFVYIAHDADAWEVDRDEFFGIRSGGGTRISSAYEVALDRLEEAYPWSDWNRYVFAAGDSENSSNDTEEHVIPLMEEIPANLHAYVETQPSGNAINATHAEEVERHFRGTDDVAVAYVSSPEDVTDAIYEILSTEDES from the coding sequence ATGGGACTGAGAGACGACCTCGAACGGTACCGTGCAGTCGGCGAGCAACGCCGCCAGGACCTCGCCGAGTTCATCCAGTACGGCGACCTCGGCCAGAGCCGCCAGGACTCGGTGAAGATCCCGATCAAGATCGTCGATCTCCCCGAGTTCGAGTACGACCAGCGCGACATGGGCGGCGTCGGCCAGGGCCAGGACGGCCAGCCCCAACCCGGCGATCCGGTGGGCCAGCCCCAGCCAGACGACGACGGCGACGAGGACGGCGAGCCCGGCGAGGACGGCGGCGACCACGAGTACTACGAGATGGATCCCGAGGAGTTCGCCCAGGAACTGGACGAGCAACTCGGACTCGATCTCGAACCGAAGGGCAAGCAGGTGATCGAGGAGGTCGAGGGCGACTTCACCGACATCACCAGGTCTGGCCCCTCCTCGACGCTGGACTTCGAGCGGCTGTTCAAGCAGGGGCTCAAGCGAAAGCTCGCGATGGACTTCGACGAGGCGTTCGTCCGCGAGGCGCTGAAAGTCGACGGCTGGGGGCCGGCGACCGTCTTCGAGTGGGCCCGCGAGCAGCACATCCCCGTCTCGAAGGCCTGGATCGAAGAGGCCTACGCCGAGTTGCCGGCCGACGAGCGGGCCGTCTGGGACAGCATCGACGAGATGACCGACGCGGTCGAGCGAGAGAGCACCGCCAACCGGATCCGACGGGAGGGCGTCGACCAGATCCCGTTCCGACGGGAAGACGAGCGATACCGCTACCCGGAGATCGAGGAGGAGCGCGAGAAGAACGTCGTCGTCGTCAACATCCGGGACGTGTCCGGGTCGATGCGCCAGAAGAAACGAGAGCTCGTCGAGCGGACGTTCACGCCGCTGGACTGGTACCTCCAGGGCAAGTACGACCACGCCGAGTTCGTCTACATCGCCCACGACGCCGACGCGTGGGAGGTCGACCGCGACGAGTTCTTCGGCATCCGCTCTGGCGGCGGCACTCGCATCTCCAGCGCCTACGAAGTGGCGCTCGACCGTCTCGAAGAAGCCTATCCCTGGAGCGACTGGAATCGCTACGTGTTCGCAGCCGGCGACTCGGAGAACTCCTCGAACGACACCGAGGAACACGTCATCCCGCTGATGGAGGAGATCCCGGCGAACCTCCACGCCTACGTCGAGACCCAGCCGTCGGGCAACGCGATCAACGCGACCCACGCCGAGGAAGTGGAGCGCCACTTCCGCGGGACCGACGACGTGGCCGTGGCCTACGTCTCCAGCCCGGAGGACGTGACCGACGCGATCTACGAGATCCTGAGCACGGAGGACGAATCATGA
- a CDS encoding PrkA family serine protein kinase, whose protein sequence is MSGEDYIGRANEALDSTYEEPVSLAAFLDRLFERPALASHASKYLLDAIEDAGTRTVIEEGERKDRYRFFDDPHNDGEHAILGNTEVLNKLVDDLRSIAAGRGKDEKIIWLEGPTATGKSELKRCLINGLREYSRTDEGRRYTVEWNVAGAGGSDRTLTYSDDPVADEDDWYESPVQVNPLTVFPQDVRRDLLAALNERLDDHVTLRSEGDLDPFSREAYEFLEEQYRREGVEDLFSAVTSPEHLRVKNFVVDVGDGIGVLHSEDEGSPKERLVGSWMHGMLRELDSRGRKNPQAFSYDGVLSQGNGLLTIVEDAAQHADLLQKLLNVPDEGHVKLDKGIGMDIDTQLIIISNPDLEAQLNQHADREGQDPLKALKRRLDKHEFTYLTNLSLEAELLRRELTNETTVWQADSWEELETWIQEPLTVAVRDSANDVTDVELAPHTLEAAAMYAIVSRLDATDLPGGLDLVDKALLFDRGYLREGDDRIAAEEFDFSDAAADGEGGIPVTFTRDVIADLLHEPQDRHHAELPVERVLMPRDVLNRMAEQLDSAPVFSPTEASEFEERVVPVKNHVFAEQERDVLDAIMRDKRVDESTVEEYVEHVYAWESDEQIENERGEYEEPDPLKMKVFEIEHLGRFAEDNYDGNEPDDAVRSFRTEKIITALNRHAWQSRDETFRVGDVNPKEIPVVQTVLGSHDWADVRRAYEDFDPRQWDNPPSGTETADLKETTIENMRDLFDYSAASAELTSRHVMSQVSYKWD, encoded by the coding sequence ATGAGCGGCGAGGACTACATCGGTCGGGCGAACGAGGCACTCGACAGCACCTACGAGGAGCCCGTGAGCCTCGCGGCCTTCCTCGATCGACTGTTCGAACGGCCCGCGCTGGCCTCCCACGCCTCGAAGTACCTGCTCGACGCTATCGAGGACGCCGGCACCCGAACCGTCATCGAAGAGGGCGAGCGAAAGGACCGCTATCGGTTCTTCGACGATCCCCACAACGACGGCGAGCACGCCATCCTGGGCAACACCGAGGTGTTGAACAAGCTCGTCGACGACCTGCGATCGATCGCGGCGGGCCGGGGCAAAGACGAGAAGATCATCTGGCTCGAAGGCCCGACGGCCACCGGGAAATCGGAGCTCAAACGCTGTCTCATCAACGGGCTCCGCGAGTACTCCCGAACCGACGAGGGGCGGCGCTACACCGTCGAGTGGAACGTCGCCGGAGCCGGCGGGAGCGACCGGACGCTCACCTACAGCGACGACCCCGTGGCCGACGAGGACGACTGGTACGAGAGCCCGGTCCAGGTCAATCCGCTCACAGTGTTCCCACAGGACGTGCGTCGCGATCTCCTCGCGGCGCTGAACGAGCGCCTCGACGACCACGTCACGCTGCGCTCGGAGGGCGACCTCGATCCGTTCTCGCGAGAGGCCTACGAGTTCCTCGAAGAGCAGTATCGCCGCGAGGGGGTCGAGGACCTCTTCTCTGCGGTCACGAGCCCGGAACATCTCCGGGTGAAGAACTTCGTCGTCGACGTGGGCGACGGCATCGGCGTCCTCCACTCCGAAGACGAGGGCTCGCCCAAGGAGCGACTCGTCGGCTCGTGGATGCACGGAATGCTGCGAGAACTGGACTCTCGCGGGCGCAAGAACCCGCAGGCGTTCTCCTACGACGGCGTGCTCTCGCAGGGCAACGGCCTGCTGACGATCGTCGAGGACGCGGCCCAGCACGCCGACCTGCTCCAGAAGCTGCTGAACGTCCCCGACGAGGGCCACGTCAAGCTGGACAAGGGAATCGGGATGGACATCGACACGCAGCTGATCATCATCTCGAACCCCGACCTCGAAGCCCAGCTCAATCAGCACGCCGACCGCGAGGGACAGGACCCGCTGAAGGCACTCAAGCGCCGCCTCGACAAACACGAGTTCACGTACCTGACGAACCTCTCGCTGGAGGCAGAGCTCCTCCGTCGCGAACTCACCAACGAGACGACGGTGTGGCAGGCCGACTCCTGGGAGGAACTGGAGACGTGGATCCAGGAACCACTCACGGTCGCCGTCCGGGACAGTGCGAACGATGTGACCGACGTGGAGCTGGCTCCCCACACCCTCGAAGCGGCGGCGATGTACGCGATCGTCTCCAGACTCGACGCGACGGACCTGCCGGGCGGACTCGACCTCGTCGACAAGGCGTTGCTGTTCGACCGTGGCTACCTCCGGGAGGGCGACGACCGGATCGCGGCCGAGGAGTTCGACTTCTCCGACGCCGCCGCCGACGGTGAGGGCGGGATCCCCGTGACGTTCACGCGGGACGTGATCGCGGACCTGCTGCACGAACCACAGGACCGCCACCACGCCGAGTTACCGGTCGAACGGGTTCTCATGCCGCGAGACGTGCTCAACCGGATGGCCGAACAGCTCGACAGCGCCCCGGTGTTCTCGCCGACCGAGGCCAGCGAGTTCGAGGAGCGCGTGGTGCCGGTCAAGAACCACGTCTTCGCCGAACAGGAACGGGACGTGCTCGATGCGATCATGCGAGACAAGCGCGTCGACGAGTCGACCGTCGAGGAGTACGTCGAACACGTCTACGCCTGGGAGTCCGACGAGCAAATCGAGAACGAACGCGGCGAGTACGAGGAGCCGGACCCGCTGAAGATGAAGGTGTTCGAGATCGAGCACCTCGGCCGCTTCGCGGAGGACAACTACGACGGCAACGAGCCCGACGACGCCGTCAGGTCGTTCCGGACCGAGAAGATCATCACGGCGCTGAACCGCCACGCCTGGCAGTCCCGCGACGAGACGTTCCGTGTCGGCGACGTGAACCCCAAGGAGATCCCTGTCGTCCAGACGGTGCTCGGGAGCCACGACTGGGCCGACGTACGGCGGGCCTACGAGGACTTCGACCCGCGCCAGTGGGACAACCCACCGAGCGGGACCGAGACGGCCGATCTGAAGGAAACGACGATCGAGAACATGCGCGATCTCTTCGACTACAGCGCGGCGTCGGCGGAGCTGACGAGTCGCCACGTCATGAGCCAGGTGAGTTACAAATGGGACTGA
- a CDS encoding PrkA family serine protein kinase: protein MTVTKESLEELSREYQDSIPADLRTTHSFDWYLDELYDHPTIARNAHQRVADMFDYYGTEYDEDAGVVEYKLASEDPINDGENTFYGRVVYEAMHEFVNKVKSGARGLGPEKRIKLLLGPVGSGKSDFDRQIRRYFEDYTLRDDGRMYTFRWTNLCDVIDDQDPADDVVRSPMNQDPIVLLPQKQRDRVIEDINEELDAPYTIRNEQSLDPASEFYMDRLLAHYDDDLESVLDNHVEIVRFVADENQRQGIETFEPKDKKNQDETELTGDVNYSKIAIYGESDPRAFDYSGAFCNANRGIFSGEELLKLQREFLYDFLHATQEQTIKPKNNPRIDIDQVIVGRTNMPEYRDKKGDEKMEAFNDRTKRIDFPYVLGYEDEARIYRKMLRNADLPDIQVEPHTLEMAGLFGVLTRIEEPDSETVDMLQKAKAYNGEIGEAEDVDVKKLREEAAETADIGEGMDGVSPRFIGDEIAEAIMDSMHRSRQFLSPLTTFNHLEGNLENHGSIPEEEFSTYYRYLELVREEYKQRAIEDVRHALAYDIDEIQRQGEKYMDHVMAYIDDDTVEDDLTGREQEPDEQFLRGVEEKLDLPEDRKDDFRQEVSNWVSRRAREGDTFNPQDNDRLRRALERKLWEDKKHNINFSALVSSGEMDDDERNEWIDALIEQGYSEEGAKEVLEFAGAEVAKSEMEE, encoded by the coding sequence ATGACAGTCACCAAAGAATCACTCGAGGAGTTGAGCAGAGAGTACCAGGATTCCATTCCGGCGGATCTCCGGACGACTCACTCGTTCGACTGGTACCTCGACGAGCTGTACGACCACCCCACGATCGCCCGCAACGCCCACCAGCGCGTCGCCGACATGTTCGACTACTACGGCACCGAGTACGACGAAGATGCCGGCGTCGTCGAGTACAAGCTCGCCTCCGAAGACCCGATCAACGACGGCGAGAACACCTTCTACGGACGCGTCGTCTACGAGGCGATGCACGAGTTCGTCAACAAGGTCAAGTCGGGGGCACGCGGGCTGGGGCCAGAGAAGCGCATCAAGCTGTTGCTGGGACCGGTCGGCTCCGGAAAGTCCGACTTCGACCGGCAGATCCGACGGTACTTCGAGGACTACACGCTCCGGGACGACGGCCGGATGTACACGTTCCGGTGGACGAACCTCTGTGACGTGATCGACGATCAGGACCCGGCCGACGACGTGGTCCGATCGCCGATGAATCAGGACCCGATCGTCCTGCTGCCACAGAAACAGCGCGACCGCGTCATCGAGGACATCAACGAGGAGCTGGACGCTCCCTACACGATCCGCAACGAGCAGTCGCTCGATCCGGCCAGCGAGTTCTACATGGATCGGTTGCTCGCCCACTACGACGACGACCTCGAATCGGTCCTGGACAACCACGTCGAGATCGTCCGCTTCGTCGCCGACGAGAACCAGCGCCAGGGGATCGAGACGTTCGAACCCAAGGACAAGAAAAATCAGGACGAGACCGAGCTGACCGGCGACGTGAACTACTCGAAGATCGCCATCTACGGCGAGAGCGACCCCAGAGCCTTCGACTACTCCGGGGCGTTCTGCAACGCCAACCGCGGTATCTTCTCCGGCGAGGAGCTGCTGAAACTCCAGCGAGAGTTCCTCTATGACTTCCTGCACGCGACCCAGGAACAGACGATCAAGCCAAAGAACAACCCTCGCATCGACATCGACCAGGTGATCGTCGGCCGGACGAACATGCCCGAGTACCGGGACAAGAAGGGCGACGAGAAGATGGAGGCGTTCAACGACCGGACCAAGCGCATCGACTTCCCGTACGTGCTGGGCTACGAGGACGAGGCAAGGATCTACCGGAAGATGCTGCGCAACGCCGACCTTCCGGACATCCAGGTCGAACCCCACACTCTGGAGATGGCCGGTCTGTTCGGTGTCCTCACCCGAATCGAGGAACCGGACTCAGAGACCGTCGACATGCTCCAGAAGGCCAAAGCCTACAACGGCGAGATCGGCGAGGCCGAGGACGTGGACGTGAAGAAACTGCGCGAGGAGGCCGCCGAGACGGCCGACATCGGCGAGGGGATGGACGGCGTCTCGCCGCGGTTCATCGGCGACGAGATCGCCGAGGCGATCATGGATTCGATGCACCGCAGCCGGCAGTTCCTCTCGCCGCTGACGACGTTCAATCACCTCGAAGGAAATCTGGAGAACCACGGATCGATCCCCGAAGAGGAGTTCTCGACGTACTACCGCTACCTCGAACTCGTCCGCGAGGAGTACAAGCAGCGAGCGATCGAGGACGTGCGCCACGCGCTGGCCTACGACATCGACGAGATCCAGCGCCAGGGCGAGAAGTACATGGACCACGTCATGGCCTACATCGACGACGACACCGTCGAGGACGATCTCACCGGCCGCGAGCAAGAGCCAGACGAGCAGTTCCTGCGCGGCGTCGAGGAGAAACTCGACCTGCCAGAAGACCGCAAGGACGACTTCCGCCAGGAAGTGAGCAACTGGGTCTCGCGGCGCGCACGCGAAGGGGATACGTTCAACCCCCAGGACAACGACCGCCTGCGTCGCGCCCTGGAACGCAAGCTCTGGGAGGACAAGAAACACAACATCAACTTCTCCGCGCTGGTCTCCAGCGGCGAGATGGACGACGACGAGCGCAACGAGTGGATCGACGCGCTGATCGAGCAGGGCTACTCCGAGGAAGGGGCCAAGGAGGTGCTGGAGTTCGCCGGTGCGGAGGTCGCCAAAAGCGAGATGGAAGAGTGA
- a CDS encoding DUF5820 family protein codes for MGLDALNPAWERWNEERGRIVLAYRPDVFDGGSLPAACLPTIYVTRGKRGRRPGGERVGHDWFVTLYLEPDVDCGTDRYDDRSAAIDAAVSLADDFDAGRIDYRDEYQVPREEYFRALDEVVSDEPSDG; via the coding sequence ATGGGACTCGACGCGCTGAACCCGGCCTGGGAACGCTGGAACGAGGAGCGAGGGCGGATCGTGCTCGCGTACCGGCCGGACGTGTTCGACGGAGGGTCGTTGCCGGCGGCGTGTCTGCCGACGATCTACGTGACGCGTGGCAAACGGGGCCGTCGCCCCGGTGGCGAACGCGTCGGCCACGACTGGTTCGTCACGCTGTACCTCGAACCCGACGTCGACTGTGGCACCGATCGGTACGACGATCGGTCGGCGGCGATCGACGCCGCGGTGTCGCTCGCAGACGACTTCGACGCCGGCCGGATCGACTACAGAGACGAGTATCAGGTGCCCCGCGAGGAGTACTTTCGGGCGCTCGACGAAGTGGTTTCAGACGAACCGTCAGACGGCTGA